One Nicotiana tomentosiformis chromosome 1, ASM39032v3, whole genome shotgun sequence genomic window, ccgagccctatgatggccgagtatattttaccgagcctattacggccgggtacgatatgatgatggtgattccCACAAAggtgtatgttttaaaagtttatgtatatatatgtatgtatcatgtgtttcatgtcagtagccctcagaggtacccagatgtcactggttgtatattccctatccttgtttacattactgttcttacttatgcttttctgccttacatactcagtactttattcgtactgacatcccttttatttgtggacgctgcatgtcgtgctgcaggtcctgatagatgggtagacgtagctcccccaccacagtaggctgtccagttcagcggttattggcgagatcccttcttcggacttgccgtggtcttggtatgcatttttgttatagacattatgggtatgtcgggcccctgttctggcaatgttacagaacttatgttcctttagaggctcatagacaggtgtcgactcatggtagctcgtaccttatatatagtttcttgacagtcttgtcgtcccatgttatgtatgttcatgacattatctttcattgttggatgttcatgatccatgtctaccatttatattgatcttgtcggcccttaaagataataaggaaggttagataaaatgtacgttggtgctcggcaagtatggcccgggtgctagtcatgaccctccagttgggtcgtgacaaacttggtatcagagcaagtctgtcctaggggttgtctatgagccgtgtctagtagagttttgattatggatgtgtagcgcgccacatttataatcaggaggctacgtgacatctagggttgttaccttcttcctgaatctagatcgtgcgtagagttgagtcgtaagtgttcatatctaatattcaccttgttttcttttagcgatgccttcgactaggaagcaagcgattagtaaacggcttgatacagctgtaggagagggtaacattcaggtgcctccagccatagcaggccaaagtgagcctcagagtgagatgccgtctcatacctctctgtctcctccagaggatattaggaggcacccagtacatccagttcctccgtctggcactacagaccacgatatgcgcagtgcagtgcagttgttgagtagcttagtagctgctcaggctcagaggcagaataccggtgctgctgataaaccggttagtgcaggagttcgtgattttattaatctagaccctccagtgtttaccggatcaagccccaaggaggacccgcaaacatttattgatcaggttcattgtacattgcgtgttatgcatgctagtgatacagaggcagtagagttggcttcttatcggttatgggatttagcgattttatggtatgatagacCTTTGAGGGCTCatggaggagagaaatgcccttagACTTCTCTGTGGGCAAAATGAAGAGGAGACCAAGGACCCTCGAGCTGAGTTAgacaaggctcaccaagatcagaccgacctgatcgagcaggtaatacAAATATTAAAAGCTCATGGGATCGATTCaggaacggtggctaatatttcaatCTTACAACTGCAGCAGAAGGTCGAGATGATCGAGCAGCTCCGCGAGGAGGTCAACATGATGAAGacggagaccttggggtggaaagaaggtatggaccgttttgctgcagaaaaagagactgctttatcccaattgtcatcggccaaAAGTAagcttcgaggcatgaaggagaagatctcgtctcaggaaaagaaaatagaggagctcaaagctcggttggcttccgaacttgcaaaggccaaattTGAAGCTGAAAAAGCTAAAGCCGAGGCAGATGCGATCGTGGTCTAccgagccgatgctgaagcctctcaagtccaagcgagagaggcagacgagaccgctcaaactcgagcatattggattgttgaactctccaaatgccaatctcggacgaaaaccctcgaggagatccacgctcgaggttttgatcttaccgacgagataataaaggctagagagcatgaagccaATGCTGGAGCGCTGgcctccgatgatgatgatgccgagagcaagagcgggtccgagagcggggggacctcgatggagaagaagctgtCCCCGGagaaaattaggaaccttaggattttttacGGTTGATTATTTGTGTAGGATACTAATCGGATcttgtaaatattctcatatatatgAAGATCTCTTTCTGACTTGCCTTTATTTCATTCTCttccttgtgaaaattttgtttcattcattcCTAACgaaaattttgttcataagttcaaGGTTTAGGCAATTTGATTGAAGCCAgactagtgtagtttttataatcgagtgagtaatttctcaaactcggagtagggtgacccttaggttttaattgagtgaggatgatttcctgaactcaaaaataaaatggccctttaggctcttgaattaggccgacaCAACCATAGTAAAAAGAATGACTTTCTTCCCCTTTTTGacttgaaaagtttattgtttGATCTTATAAAATTTGTTGTGCCTTAGAAATAAATAAGGGATTTGCTCGAGAGTTCTAACGATTACGTACCCATTAGGTTTTTCAAGGGTCTATATTATCGAGACATttagtaattcagccgagggtagcctttttaaccggtttatgaaaatattcgaaggcctgtttcataacggaaatcggacgtctccgaaTCATGTTAATTTGGACGTAGCCTTTGTCTTGGGACtcgccttttgggcttgttccctTGTTATACTTCGTACTTGTTCGAAGTATCcatccccgagtggggtggccgtagCCGTGGCatataaaatcgagggttgcctttttaaggtcttacgatcttGAGGTTTTAATAATTCGATCATGTCAATTTTTCTGACGGTGGTCCCCAAGTGCTGGGTCAATTGTTCGAACTTTAGTTGTGACtggcccttaagccagtttccatAATAGATCGCAAGCATGGCATTGTAAAGTaaaaatttctctaaggcatgaaCTATCTGATaaggaaaaaatacttttttcaatatATTAACATGCATACATGTTTTCCATTAGGGGTCGAGTAATCTACACGGGCATGGTTCGTTCGACCATTTGACCCTTACAAAATTTACATATCGAGACCATGTCGACACAAAGTATTTTCCTATCCGAGGGTGATGTCCCCCAATATTCGAGCTTGATTATAaagaagcctcggatactgttgaattgctctaagttagcacgaacaatggttgcctcattaaaaacctcgccggaaaaacccatttgggacaaaaaccggtctaagggaaaaagaatgcaatgcgtgctttcagacctaagtactttgtgtttgaagaatccttcgATGTCTttgattaaacacctgcaaatggttagtatgaaatataaatgaaaatggagaaggtcaTACCTTAGTACTAATATCGTTTAAGGAGTGATATATTCTAATTGTTTGGTAATTATTTgccgttcatcgtgccaagtttgtaggatcccttgccgatgatatcgaggacctgatacggtccctcccagttcaggccaagttttccttcgtttgggtctcgagtattgagggtgaccttcctaagaaccaagtccccgattttaaagtgtcgaagattggctctttgattgtagtacctttcgatccgttatTTCTGTGCGGCTATCCGAACGAAGGCAGATTCCCATTTTTtatctagcaattcgaggcttgtattcatagccttaTGATTTAactcttccgttgcatatcgaaacctgacgctaGGCTCCCCGACTTCAACTGGATTTGgacgttgttcgatacgcccaaaggacttcgaagaatatttctctccattttcccttagcgccgttcaatattttctttagattttgaatgatggtcttgtttgtcgatttggcctctccgttcccactaggatgatatggcgttgacaggatcctttttattttgtgatcttcgagaaactttttCACTTTGCTTccgacgaattgctttccattgtcgcatacgatctcgacAGGCATCCTGAATCGGTATATAATGTGGTCTAGATGAAATCTATGACCTCTTTCTCTCAGATTTTCTCAAAAGCccgtgcttcaacccacttagagaaatagtcagtcataaacaaaataaatttaactttacctggggccgattgTAGGGGCCGACGCTATCCAttacccatttcatgaatggccatggggataagactgagtggagttgctctccgggttggtgaatcatcggcgcatacttttgacatttgtcgcactttcgaatgAACTCTTTTAtatccttttccatatcggcccaatagtatactggtctgatgactttgtgaaccaatgattcgacaccagaatgatttccacaggtgccctcgtggatttctcgaaggacgtagtcggtatctcccggtcccaaacatatttccaatggtccatcgaacattcttctatatagtgttccgtCTTCAGCCAATCTGAATCGTGCGACCTTTGTACGTAGAGTCCTTGATTCCCTAGGATCCGATGAAAGCTTTCCGTTCTTTAGGTtttcgatatatttgttcctccaatcccatgtctgacttgtggagttgatttcggcatggcctttttcgattactgaccttgaaagttgtacggcAGTCCCTGAGCTAATCTCGCcatcttcgactgatgaccccaaatttggggggcatcgacctcactgttttgttcttgaggcacatgctgtagggtccattctttaaaccgatgtagagtcacctataGATtttccaagtatctctgcattcaaTCTtctcgaaggttctgttgaccTAGTTTACCACAAGCATGGAGTCACATATGGCCTTGATGACTTCttctcccaaacctttagctagctcaagacctacaatcatggcctcatactcgacctcattgttagttaacttggaagttttgatagcttgtctaattgtattacccgtgggtggcttcaaaatgatgcctaacccggaccccttcacgttcgaagctccgtctgtgaagagggtccacacccccgatgatgtacccgactttattaatagttccttttcgaccttgggtacgagggttggcacaaagtcagccacaaagtccgctaagaTTCGAGGCTTGATGGCCGTTCGGGGTcggtactcgatatcgtacccactgactttgacgacccatttggccaatcggcccgaaagttcgagcttatgcaaaatattgcaaagaggataagtagtcaccacgcagatcgggtgacactgaaaatatggttttaatttcctagaggcgcttattagggaaagcgctaatttttctaagtgtgggtaccgagTCTTGACCTCAACTAAAGTTTGACTAACATAGTAAaaaggaaattgcgtaccttgctattctcaaactaggaccccacttaccgcaaTTTTCGAGACtactaagtacaagtagagtcggTCACTGCTTCATTGGAACAATTTTGTATGAAGCAGTGGAGGGCTCGAGAGGTATCACTTTAATTCTTCCAATACTTGTTGGCATTCAGGGGTctatgcaaaattgttcttctttttgagcaatgagaagaacctgtgacttctatctaAAGACCTTGatatgaatcggcctagggcgtcTATGCACtatgttaatctttgtacggccttaacattgtCCAAGGCTGTGATATCTTCGATTGCCTTGATTTTATCGAATGTTgatttcgatcccccgatttgataccataaagccgagaaATTTGCCCGAGCCGAaaccaaatgcacatttctccgggttgaatttcatattgtatttcctcagtatatcgaaggtctcctgcaaatgtgtaaaatggtcctctgctcgcagggacttaactagcatatcattaatataaacctccattgatttacctatttgttcttcgaacattctatttactaagcgttgataagtggcaccatcATTTTTAAGtccaaacgacattacattataacaatatgtgccgtacttagtgatgaacaaagtcttttcctgatcttccgggttcatttgtatttgattgtactcggagtaggcatcaagaaaactaaggatctcgtggccgaccgTGTGATTGTTATTCGGCCATGTGATTGTTAttcggcaaaggaaaagagtctttaggacatgctttatttaaatctttatagtctacgcacattctaagtttatttccctttttagggactacgactacgtttgctaactattcgggatattttacttcccgaatggatcctattttgagaagtttggttacctcatccttaatgaatgcatgttttacctcgaactgaggccttctcttttgttttaccaggtggaacttcgggtccaagatCAGTCGATGTATTGTGATCTCCGGAAAAATTCCTGTtatatctaggtgggaccaagcaaaacaattcatattattgataaaaaatttaatgagtttttccctaagTTCGAGGGTTAACCCCGTatccaggtatacctttcgatcgggtagatactcgattagtatgacttgctccagctcttcgactgtcgatttggtggcatcggaatcctaggggattatgaaggatcgagggatccagtatTCATTGCCCTCGTCCGTTTCCTGCTTCTCCGACTGAGTCAAGGCTAGTGGCTGTGCTTGCTAGTTAGCTTCCTGTTCtcctttggactccgatccctttgttGAAGAAAGCGCCGATACCGGTATTACTTCGTCGATTGCGAACATCTCTTTTGTAGCATGCTATTCCCCATACACCATTTTTACTCCATCTTGTGTTGGGAACTTCaacatttggtgaagggttgaggggaccgccctcatgttATGAATCTAGGGTCTTTCGAGCAGTGCGTTGTATATCATatcaccctcgatcacatggaactttgtttcttgaatagtttcggctacatttactggtagggTGATTTCACCTTTAGGTGTTTCACTCACtatgttgaagccattgagaatcctAGTTGTGGGTACGAtctgattttgtaggccgagctgctccatgaccctagatcgaataatattggccgaacttcctggatcaattaaaacacgtttaacctgaattttattcataacgATAAAGATTACCAAAGCAtgattgtggggttgtgagatcccttctgcttcctcatcattgaatgataaagtgccttctggcacatagtctagagttcatttttccctggtgattgatactttagtgcgtttgaacacgggcccttgtggaatatcgaccccgccAACAATCATATGAATCACGTGCtatggttcttcctgctcgtttttcctgtttgcatccttgtatttgaaatggttcttagctcggtcgcttaagaattctcgaaggtgaccctcgttgaatagacgggccacctcctcccttagttatctgcagtcttcggttctatgaccatgtgtaccatggtatttgcatatttgattggggtttctttgtGATGGATCAatttgtaggggtctgggccatctagtatctttgattcttccgatgGCTGACACAGTATttgatgcatcgatgctgaagttgtattctgataatcgtggtgcttctatGGGATCAGCATGTTTATCGAAACCACTTtttctcatgagccctcgagagatTTGTCCTCGATCATTTTGGATGAGATTGTGTCCTGGGCCATTGTTCTACGATCTGCTTcgtatggttgatatcgatctctgttcgaccggggttctctgtcAATATCCCTTTAAGTTCTGCTGACGagcctgtttggataaacggaactGGAAGTGGtccccaactgatcatcctcgaccctgatctttgactggtaccgattaggTACATCGACCCAGGTTACCGccggatattcaattaaattatgttttagctgtcgtgatgccaccgcATTGCATTCATTCAAACCCTGAgtttgaacggcccaatcatctgtgaccgatgatagttccatgcgttccatctgaaatcgagatacgaattccctcaacatttcgttgtctttttatttcaccttgaagaggtctgacttcctagttgcaacctttatcgctccggcatgtgcctttacgaaggagtctgcaagcatagcgaaggaatcgatggaattatgTGGCAAATTATGGTATCATATCATttctcctttcgacaaggtttctccaaatttcttcagtaaaacAGACTCAAtatcatcgtcttccaagtcattcccttttattgctcatgtataagaagtgacatgatcattagggtcggtggtcccattatacttaggaatttctggcattcgaaAGTTTTTTGGAATGGGTTTCGGAGctgcacttggagggaaaggcttctgtatgaatttctttgaatccataccatTTAAaatcggcggtgcccccggtatttggtcaatCCAGGAAttatatgtctctactttcttgtcatttgccttaattttcttttctcctgattcaatccgtttagtgagctcctcaaacattttcataatggcggggtcagtccccgattcgttggcaTTCAATCTTTCCGACACATGCTCGATCCTTTAAATGACTTCTGGTttgatcctactcggtgttcggtgttgattttgtagttgtgctatatcGGCCTATTGAGCGTGTAACATTTCAAATATCAATTGGatgctaactccaccatcttctccgccctgcgtacctcgaccacctgatcgaacttacCTGTGTATACTACCTTCGGGCTCAAtacccaaatttgcatttagggcgatGTGTGAAGTGACATCGACgagatttgcaattggtgctctcTCGAGGTCGGCCTGAGACACCTCGCTTCCTAGGGTGGCTATGTTGTCATTTTTCCCGTGAAATCCAAGGTTGTTGTCATCATGTGTAGGcgttgcttgtgagtttgacatgtttatcttGAAAATAAAGTTtcttacaagaacaagtgtaaagtagtgtgtgttatcgaATTTAGTATTAAgcaacc contains:
- the LOC138908481 gene encoding uncharacterized protein, encoding MEERNALRLLCGQNEEETKDPRAELDKAHQDQTDLIEQVIQILKAHGIDSGTVANISILQLQQKVEMIEQLREEVNMMKTETLGWKEGMDRFAAEKETALSQLSSAKSKLRGMKEKISSQEKKIEELKARLASELAKAKFEAEKAKAEADAIVVYRADAEASQSSLDTMNLQFDIVDNSSTEEPFEASGNEASEEVSEIGEDAVNFQQLLKPAMQI